The following are encoded in a window of Chloracidobacterium sp. genomic DNA:
- a CDS encoding amidohydrolase family protein — protein MTFCLLIRRLAFASALVVAFCPTGLWAQQRSKATLIKNATLLTVTKGTLENSDLLIENGKIAKIGKGLTAPDGARVIDATGKYVLPGIIDCHSHSMIDAVNEGSLSVTSMCRIRDVLNPNDVDLYRALAGGVTALNLLHGSANPIGGQNQVVKIKYGRPIEEFLFPDAPPGIKFALGENPKRSNFRFPGQTQRYPNSRMGVEETIRDAFVRARDYKRQWDEYAAAKARGENVPPPKRDLQLEPLVEVLEGKRYVHAHCYRAEEILMLMNLAEEFGFRVRTLQHALEGYKVAREIAKHGAGASAFADFWSYKVEAYDAIPHDAALMMRAGVLVSLNSDDDGRARRLNMEAARVMKYGDLTENEALRLITINPAIQLGIDRRVGSLEVGKDADLAIWTAHPLSVYARVETTFVDGEIFFDRQTDLARRAELAKERAELEAAEVNRPQAGGAPPPVPARRRPAYRLGDNCLQMTKE, from the coding sequence ATGACATTCTGTTTGCTTATCCGGCGCTTGGCGTTCGCCTCGGCTCTGGTTGTGGCGTTTTGCCCGACCGGGCTGTGGGCGCAGCAGAGGTCCAAAGCAACGCTCATCAAAAATGCGACGCTGCTGACGGTCACGAAAGGCACGCTCGAAAACAGCGACCTGCTGATTGAAAACGGCAAAATCGCCAAAATCGGCAAGGGACTGACCGCTCCCGATGGCGCGCGCGTCATTGACGCCACGGGCAAGTACGTGCTGCCGGGCATCATTGACTGCCACTCACACTCGATGATTGACGCGGTCAACGAAGGCTCGCTGTCGGTGACTTCGATGTGTCGCATCCGCGACGTCCTCAATCCGAACGATGTTGACCTCTACCGCGCGCTAGCTGGCGGGGTAACGGCGCTCAACCTGTTGCACGGCTCGGCTAACCCTATTGGCGGACAAAATCAGGTCGTCAAAATTAAGTACGGCCGGCCCATTGAGGAGTTTCTCTTCCCCGACGCCCCGCCTGGCATCAAGTTCGCGCTGGGCGAGAACCCCAAGCGATCGAACTTCCGCTTTCCAGGTCAGACTCAGCGCTACCCCAACTCGCGCATGGGCGTTGAGGAAACGATTCGAGACGCCTTCGTGCGGGCACGGGACTACAAGCGGCAGTGGGACGAGTATGCGGCGGCCAAGGCGCGGGGTGAAAACGTCCCGCCGCCCAAGCGTGACTTGCAGCTTGAGCCGCTGGTCGAGGTGCTAGAAGGCAAGCGGTACGTTCATGCGCACTGCTACCGCGCCGAAGAAATTCTCATGCTGATGAACTTGGCCGAGGAGTTCGGCTTTCGGGTGCGGACGCTTCAGCACGCGCTAGAGGGCTACAAAGTCGCGCGTGAGATCGCCAAGCACGGCGCCGGCGCGTCGGCCTTTGCGGATTTCTGGTCATACAAAGTGGAGGCCTACGACGCCATTCCGCATGACGCGGCGCTGATGATGCGCGCCGGCGTCCTCGTCTCGCTCAACTCGGACGACGACGGCCGCGCGCGGCGGCTCAATATGGAGGCGGCGCGGGTGATGAAGTACGGCGACCTGACCGAAAACGAAGCCTTGCGGCTCATCACCATCAATCCGGCGATCCAGCTTGGGATTGACCGGCGCGTCGGTTCACTTGAAGTCGGCAAGGACGCCGATTTGGCCATTTGGACGGCGCATCCGTTGAGCGTCTATGCGCGCGTCGAGACGACATTTGTGGACGGCGAAATCTTCTTCGACCGTCAAACCGACTTGGCGCGGCGTGCGGAACTGGCAAAAGAGCGCGCCGAACTCGAAGCCGCTGAGGTGAATCGTCCGCAGGCGGGCGGCGCGCCGCCGCCGGTCCCGGCGCGACGGCGTCCGGCCTACCGCCTGGGCGACAACTGTCTGCAGATGACGAAGGAGTAA
- the mtnP gene encoding S-methyl-5'-thioadenosine phosphorylase has protein sequence MTTLPASPIKYAVIGGSGFYRMEGFEGTEELFMDTPFGKPSDAIITGRLDGVPVAFLPRHGRGHLLLPSELPFRANIYALKMLGVEFIISISAVGSLKEELKPLDVVIPDQFFDRTRGRTQESTFFGDGIVAHVTFADPVCSLLCDYLEAAARELDNVRVHRGGTYLCMEGPAFSTRAESNVYRQWGMSVIGMTNLQEAKLAREAEMSYATLAMVTDYDCWHEGHADVTAEMVIDFLNRNVATAQRIVRGTLRRLAADNPTSPYASALKNAIMTRPDLVFPETRRRLAAIIGKYLPL, from the coding sequence ATGACCACGTTACCTGCATCGCCCATCAAGTATGCCGTCATCGGCGGTAGTGGTTTCTATCGCATGGAGGGTTTTGAGGGAACGGAAGAGTTGTTTATGGATACGCCATTTGGGAAGCCCTCGGATGCGATCATCACCGGCCGGCTTGACGGCGTACCAGTGGCGTTTCTACCGCGCCACGGACGCGGACATCTACTGCTGCCGTCGGAACTACCGTTCCGCGCCAACATTTACGCCCTCAAAATGCTCGGCGTCGAGTTCATTATCTCAATCTCCGCGGTCGGCTCGCTCAAAGAAGAACTCAAACCGCTCGATGTCGTCATTCCCGACCAGTTTTTTGACCGAACGCGCGGGCGGACGCAGGAATCCACCTTCTTCGGCGACGGCATCGTGGCGCATGTGACCTTCGCTGACCCAGTTTGCTCGCTCCTATGTGATTATCTCGAAGCCGCCGCCCGCGAACTAGACAACGTTCGGGTCCACCGGGGCGGGACGTACCTGTGCATGGAAGGCCCAGCATTCTCAACCCGCGCCGAGTCCAACGTTTATCGCCAATGGGGGATGTCGGTCATCGGCATGACGAACCTACAGGAAGCCAAGCTCGCCCGCGAAGCCGAAATGAGCTATGCGACGCTGGCCATGGTGACGGATTACGATTGCTGGCACGAAGGCCACGCCGATGTCACAGCCGAAATGGTCATTGACTTCCTCAACCGCAACGTCGCCACGGCGCAGCGCATTGTCCGGGGGACGCTGCGCCGGCTGGCCGCCGACAACCCAACCTCGCCCTATGCTTCGGCGCTCAAAAACGCCATCATGACGCGCCCGGATTTGGTTTTCCCCGAAACTCGGCGGCGGCTAGCTGCGATCATCGGGAAATACTTGCCGCTGTGA
- a CDS encoding amidohydrolase family protein — protein sequence MCVEWLARLPRAVRGGIGALVLGGLVSGASAQQKLDIAPRATVAIRDARLVTVSGEVIERGTLVIRDGKIAAVGAPAAIPAGAQIIDGRGLTVYPGMIDAATSLGLVEIPAVAATVDQGEVGDYNPNARALVAVNPHSAHVRVTRYNGITTVATMPDGGVICGQAALINLYGTSPQEMAVVPSLGLVVNFPRLNLGGGGPFGAFRQPPPANLAEAIATRDRRVEELRQVLREAADYLRAKEAAAADPKIPRPATNVVYESLIPTLRRETPVFFRADRAQDIRAVLAFAEDMGLRPIIVGGNDAWMCAEELKAKQVPVILTGVLDLPAREDDPYDVLYENAAKLHRAGVKFCISTGDNGAHVRDLPYHAGMAAAFGLDPKEALRAVTLSPAEILGVSDRLGSLDVGKIANVVVADGDLLEPRTRVKYAFIDGRPAQLTSRHTELYEQFRERK from the coding sequence ATGTGTGTGGAGTGGTTAGCTCGGTTACCTCGGGCCGTCCGGGGCGGGATCGGGGCGCTTGTCCTCGGCGGGTTGGTTTCAGGCGCTTCCGCACAGCAGAAGCTGGACATCGCGCCGCGCGCGACGGTCGCCATTCGGGATGCGCGGCTCGTCACAGTCAGCGGCGAGGTCATTGAACGCGGAACGCTGGTCATTCGGGACGGCAAGATTGCGGCCGTCGGTGCCCCGGCGGCGATCCCCGCCGGGGCGCAGATCATTGACGGCCGGGGTCTAACGGTTTATCCGGGGATGATTGACGCCGCAACTTCGCTGGGACTGGTGGAAATTCCGGCCGTGGCGGCGACGGTGGATCAGGGCGAAGTAGGTGACTACAACCCCAACGCGCGGGCGCTGGTCGCCGTCAACCCGCACAGCGCTCATGTGCGCGTCACGCGCTACAACGGGATTACAACAGTGGCGACGATGCCCGACGGTGGCGTGATTTGCGGGCAAGCGGCGCTTATCAATCTCTACGGCACGTCGCCGCAGGAAATGGCGGTCGTTCCGTCGCTGGGCCTCGTCGTCAACTTTCCGCGTCTGAATCTAGGTGGCGGCGGACCGTTCGGGGCGTTTCGCCAGCCACCCCCAGCCAACTTGGCGGAAGCGATCGCCACACGCGACCGGCGCGTCGAAGAACTACGCCAAGTGCTGCGAGAAGCAGCCGATTACCTGCGCGCTAAAGAAGCCGCCGCCGCCGACCCAAAGATTCCGCGTCCGGCGACGAATGTCGTGTATGAGAGCCTCATCCCGACGCTGCGCCGGGAAACGCCGGTCTTTTTTCGCGCCGACCGAGCGCAGGACATTCGCGCCGTCTTAGCATTCGCCGAAGACATGGGCTTGCGTCCGATCATTGTCGGCGGCAATGACGCTTGGATGTGCGCTGAAGAACTCAAAGCCAAGCAGGTTCCAGTCATCCTCACCGGCGTCCTAGATTTGCCAGCGCGTGAAGACGACCCCTACGACGTACTCTACGAAAACGCAGCAAAGCTGCACCGGGCGGGCGTAAAGTTTTGCATTTCGACGGGTGACAACGGCGCGCATGTGCGCGACCTGCCGTATCATGCGGGCATGGCGGCCGCTTTTGGGCTTGATCCAAAGGAGGCCCTGCGCGCCGTGACGCTTTCGCCAGCCGAGATTCTTGGGGTGAGCGACCGGCTCGGTTCGCTCGACGTTGGGAAAATAGCCAACGTCGTCGTCGCAGACGGTGACCTGCTCGAACCGCGGACGCGCGTCAAGTACGCCTTCATTGACGGCCGCCCAGCGCAGTTGACAAGCCGACACACCGAGCTTTACGAGCAGTTTAGGGAGCGCAAGTAA
- a CDS encoding amidohydrolase family protein, whose translation MIKATLPVLLCLLLGGALQTSAFAQSERPGDVPRPRAYAIVNARLIPVAKPPIERGTIVVRNGLIVAVGADVKPPADARQLDGTGLTVYPGLMDAVSHVGFQAAPAPAAPPTGVVRAAPNAPPPAVPVGGLVNSTRPAGFQPELLAAELVRPNGDGLEPARQAGFTTALTIPRDGIVMGRSAVIALAGDTPREMVIHTPVALHITFRVVAGDRYPNSLMGVFSMVRQAFLDAQQYQAHWAAYRANPRGMKRPTDDPSLEALLPALNREMPVVFHADTEREIIRALDFAQEFNLRPIIAGAREADKVADRLKAAKATVLLSLNFPKRNTAFSPEADPEPLSLLRARVAALKTAAVLHTAGVPFAFQTGGLAPADALSNVKKAIDNGLPADEALRALTIRPAEIFGLADRLGTLEVGKVANLIAVRGDLFDAKRKMAFVFIDGVMMNLRGSNIAPVEVVGAWEAKDIKLTFTRENGELKGKARIGDKDFELRELRLGLDDDASLSTIRFVADLPRDGATKTATFTGKYHSDELRGGFVVDGRAEPELVFKRSAAPPPANTAAENAGASVFDFTGTWSLTVSFGSQSFPATLTLRQSGTDLNGTLALGPLGNVELSGGKVTGNRMEATARVDFGGRSFELQLSGVGNGDSLEGSVTSPQGTAAFTGTRPR comes from the coding sequence ATGATCAAAGCCACGCTTCCGGTTCTGCTTTGCCTGCTGCTTGGCGGCGCGTTGCAAACATCCGCGTTTGCCCAATCCGAGCGACCGGGCGATGTGCCGCGCCCACGCGCCTACGCCATCGTTAACGCCCGCTTGATTCCCGTTGCGAAGCCGCCCATCGAACGGGGGACAATTGTTGTCCGCAACGGTCTCATCGTCGCCGTCGGCGCGGATGTCAAGCCGCCGGCTGATGCACGCCAACTGGATGGAACAGGCCTCACCGTCTATCCCGGCCTGATGGACGCCGTAAGCCACGTCGGCTTTCAGGCCGCCCCCGCGCCGGCAGCGCCGCCGACCGGCGTTGTCCGGGCCGCGCCTAACGCGCCGCCGCCCGCCGTCCCCGTCGGCGGTCTCGTCAACTCAACCCGACCAGCCGGTTTCCAACCGGAGCTGCTCGCCGCCGAACTGGTGCGTCCTAATGGCGATGGTCTAGAACCGGCTCGGCAGGCCGGCTTCACCACAGCGCTTACTATCCCGCGCGACGGCATCGTGATGGGACGGTCGGCGGTCATCGCCCTGGCAGGGGACACCCCCCGCGAGATGGTCATCCACACGCCAGTGGCGCTACACATCACCTTTCGCGTTGTCGCCGGCGACCGCTATCCGAACTCACTAATGGGCGTCTTTTCAATGGTGCGGCAGGCGTTTTTGGACGCACAACAGTACCAAGCGCACTGGGCGGCCTATCGCGCCAACCCGCGCGGTATGAAGCGCCCAACCGACGACCCTTCGCTCGAAGCGTTGCTTCCGGCGCTCAACCGCGAGATGCCAGTGGTCTTTCACGCCGATACCGAACGCGAAATCATTCGCGCGCTCGACTTCGCTCAGGAATTCAACCTGCGACCCATCATTGCCGGTGCGCGCGAAGCGGACAAAGTCGCCGACCGCCTCAAGGCGGCCAAAGCGACGGTGCTGCTGTCGTTGAACTTCCCGAAGCGGAATACGGCTTTCTCGCCGGAAGCCGACCCAGAACCGCTGTCGCTCCTACGGGCGCGCGTGGCGGCGCTCAAGACGGCCGCCGTGCTCCACACCGCCGGTGTGCCTTTCGCCTTCCAAACTGGCGGACTCGCCCCGGCCGATGCGCTTTCCAACGTCAAGAAAGCCATAGACAACGGACTTCCGGCCGATGAGGCGCTGCGGGCGTTGACCATCCGGCCGGCGGAAATCTTCGGCTTGGCCGACCGGCTTGGCACACTCGAAGTTGGTAAAGTCGCCAACCTCATTGCCGTGCGGGGTGACCTCTTTGACGCCAAGCGCAAAATGGCCTTTGTCTTCATTGACGGCGTGATGATGAACTTGCGCGGCTCAAACATCGCCCCCGTCGAAGTTGTCGGCGCTTGGGAAGCCAAAGACATTAAGCTGACGTTCACCCGTGAGAACGGGGAACTCAAAGGTAAAGCTCGGATCGGCGACAAAGACTTTGAGTTGCGCGAGCTGCGCTTGGGTCTCGATGACGACGCCTCGCTGTCGACCATCCGCTTCGTCGCTGACCTCCCGCGCGACGGAGCGACCAAAACGGCGACGTTTACCGGCAAATACCACAGCGACGAACTACGCGGCGGCTTTGTGGTGGACGGCCGCGCCGAACCAGAGCTTGTTTTCAAGCGCAGCGCCGCGCCGCCGCCCGCAAACACCGCAGCCGAAAATGCTGGGGCGTCTGTTTTTGACTTCACCGGCACATGGAGTCTGACGGTTTCGTTCGGCTCGCAGAGCTTCCCGGCGACGCTGACGCTGCGCCAGAGCGGAACCGACCTAAACGGAACGCTGGCGCTGGGACCGCTGGGCAACGTTGAACTGAGCGGCGGCAAAGTCACTGGCAATCGGATGGAGGCGACAGCACGAGTGGATTTCGGCGGGCGTAGCTTCGAACTGCAACTTAGCGGCGTCGGCAACGGCGACAGCCTTGAGGGTTCGGTGACATCGCCCCAAGGAACAGCCGCCTTTACCGGAACACGCCCTCGGTAA
- a CDS encoding glycosyltransferase family 2 protein: MLAPDPELPPLKLLSVVIPARDEAECIRSTIEHLHVELRLNNIPHEIIVVDDGSTDATWEVLQAACADIPTLRPVRNLGEHGFGRAVTCGFEHMRGDAVVIMMADESDDCRDVVRYWRELNRGYECVFGSRFIKGGGTIDYPIVKLILNRLANTFLRVLFGIRLNDTTNAFKAYRREVIEGCRPFLSPHFNLTVELPLKAIVRGYTWTVVPITWRNRRTGLAKLKIKEMGSRYFFICCYVWLEKYFSRGDYRRKPKLAAQPSAVETEKAVH; encoded by the coding sequence ATGCTTGCGCCCGACCCTGAACTACCGCCGCTCAAGTTGCTTTCGGTTGTCATCCCTGCGCGGGATGAAGCCGAATGCATTCGCTCGACGATCGAGCATTTGCACGTCGAACTGCGCCTCAACAACATCCCCCATGAGATTATTGTTGTGGACGACGGCAGTACGGACGCCACGTGGGAGGTTCTTCAGGCCGCTTGCGCCGACATTCCGACACTCCGGCCGGTGCGCAACCTTGGTGAACATGGCTTCGGCCGCGCCGTCACCTGTGGTTTCGAGCACATGAGGGGCGACGCCGTGGTGATTATGATGGCCGACGAATCGGACGACTGCCGCGATGTCGTTCGGTACTGGCGTGAACTCAATCGGGGCTACGAGTGCGTTTTTGGCAGCCGGTTCATTAAGGGTGGCGGTACGATTGACTATCCCATCGTGAAGTTGATCCTCAACCGGCTGGCGAACACCTTTTTGCGTGTGTTGTTTGGCATTCGACTCAACGATACGACAAACGCTTTCAAAGCGTACCGCCGCGAGGTCATCGAAGGTTGCCGCCCGTTCCTTTCGCCGCACTTCAACCTGACGGTTGAATTACCGCTCAAGGCGATTGTTCGGGGTTACACGTGGACGGTGGTTCCGATTACGTGGCGCAATCGGCGAACCGGTTTAGCCAAGCTCAAAATCAAGGAAATGGGCAGCCGGTACTTTTTCATTTGCTGCTACGTATGGCTGGAAAAGTACTTCAGTCGCGGCGACTATCGGCGTAAACCGAAACTGGCGGCTCAACCCTCCGCTGTAGAAACCGAGAAGGCGGTTCACTAG
- a CDS encoding YbjN domain-containing protein: MTHDNFSRFVFHKPMVVRYGLVGMLLIGLLVPALQTPAAVSMQFPTVQPTVQQQEVFDTMTTTRVERILRSFTDVQWRELDNNDYLIQLSDGLKIRLVKRDKSLMLSAAWGGQRMTLSRINEWNRAKRFAKAYLDDENDPVLESDYELTGGVTEQNIKEWMKTFVYFAKEFQKYMNE, encoded by the coding sequence ATGACCCACGATAACTTTTCCCGGTTTGTTTTCCACAAACCGATGGTTGTTCGTTACGGCTTGGTCGGGATGTTGCTGATTGGCCTGCTAGTGCCGGCGCTCCAAACGCCGGCGGCTGTTAGCATGCAGTTTCCAACGGTGCAACCAACGGTGCAACAGCAGGAAGTCTTTGACACGATGACGACGACGCGCGTCGAGCGCATTCTGCGTTCGTTTACCGACGTGCAGTGGCGTGAGTTGGACAACAACGACTACCTCATCCAGCTCAGCGACGGGCTGAAAATACGCCTAGTCAAACGCGACAAGAGCTTGATGCTATCAGCCGCCTGGGGCGGTCAGCGTATGACGCTGAGCCGTATCAACGAGTGGAATCGGGCCAAGCGGTTCGCTAAAGCCTACCTTGATGACGAAAACGACCCCGTTCTGGAAAGTGACTATGAACTCACCGGCGGCGTGACGGAGCAAAACATCAAAGAGTGGATGAAAACCTTCGTGTACTTCGCCAAGGAGTTTCAGAAGTACATGAATGAGTAA